A window from Primulina huaijiensis isolate GDHJ02 chromosome 13, ASM1229523v2, whole genome shotgun sequence encodes these proteins:
- the LOC140991216 gene encoding uncharacterized mitochondrial protein AtMg00860-like, translating to MTRGRQEFLVSIVTVNDPVNLRLEEVKVVRDFPNVFQDDVSVIPPEREVDFSIKLMPGAMPISKDSRLYAKFSKCELWLDRVAIPGPIVSRDGVEVDPSKVEAVRDWPVPKSVTEIRSFLVLAGYYLKFIQGFSSIFVPMTSLTKNNAKFI from the exons ATGACGAGAGGCCGTCAAGAATTTTTGGTCAGTATCGTGACAGTAAACGATCCAGTCAATCTGAGGCTAGAGGAGGTCAAAGTGGTCAGGGACTTCCCCAATGTTTTCCAAGACGACGTCTCAGTtattccaccagagagagaagTGGACTTTTCTATCAAGCTTATGCCAGGTGCAATGCCGATTTCTAAG GACAGTCGGTTGTATGCCAAGTTTAGTAAGTGTGAGTTATGGTTAGACAGAGTGGCAATCCCAGGCCCCATTGTATCCCGAGATGGAGTAGAGGTcgatcccagcaaggttgaggcagtcCGAGATTGGCCAGTGCCTAAGAGTGTGACAGAGATACGCAGCTTCTTGGTGTTGGCTGGGTACTACCTAAAATTCATTCAGGGTTTCTCTTCTATTTTCGTGCCTATGACCTCCTTGACAAAGAACAATGCCAAATTTATTTAA
- the LOC140991217 gene encoding uncharacterized protein yields MGHKAGYCPKLKQPTTRRAYVMHAEQAEPDTALITGRILLAGIATYALLDSGATHSFISESFVKKLRILPVDVESGFKVTVPSGEHMLSSSMVRNVQLKLQKNNIGADLIVLTMPEFDIILGMNWFTRNGATIDFRRRTVSIRSRGGKAFM; encoded by the exons ATGGGACACAAGGCTGGGTATTGCCCGAAGCTCAAGCAACCCACAACTAGAAGggcatatgtgatgcatgctGAGCAAGCAGAGCCAGACACTGCGCTTATTACAG GACGAATATTGCTAGCGGGAATAGCTACTTACGCTCTATTAGACTctggagctacacattctttcatatctgaatCTTTCGTGAAGAAATTGAGAATCTTACCAGTAGATGTGGAGTCAGGATTTAAAGTTACAGTACCATCTGGCGAGCATATGCTCTCTAGTAGCATGGTTAGGAACGTGCAACTTAAATTGCAAAAGAATAATATAGGAGCGGACCTTATTGTGCTAACGATGCCCGAGTTTGACATTATTTTGGGCATGAATTGGTTCACACGGAATGGCGCTACTATTGACTTTCGGCGGAGGACAGTATCTATTAGATCACGCGGTGGGAAAGCGTtcatgtaa